The following coding sequences are from one Chloroflexota bacterium window:
- a CDS encoding response regulator transcription factor, giving the protein MSRILVVDDEPSIVDVLMYNLIKAGHQPIVARDGEQALKLARAEHPDLVILDLMLPGMDGLEVCRALRKEGDLPIIMLTAKDEEIDRVVGLEIGADDYVVKPFSVRELMARVKTILRRAQPKSAETALVLQAGDLRLDVARHQVAWRGAPFDVTAIQFEVLRVLMANPGRVFSREELLNQVWGYDYYGDTRTVDSAIKRLRARLREVAAECELIVTVRDAGYKLSDDV; this is encoded by the coding sequence ATGAGCAGAATTCTTGTGGTGGACGACGAGCCATCCATCGTGGATGTGCTGATGTACAATCTGATCAAAGCCGGTCATCAACCCATTGTGGCTCGCGACGGCGAGCAGGCGTTGAAACTCGCGCGCGCCGAACATCCCGACCTGGTGATTCTCGATCTGATGCTACCTGGGATGGATGGACTGGAAGTATGCCGCGCGCTCCGCAAAGAGGGCGATCTGCCGATCATCATGCTCACCGCCAAGGACGAAGAGATTGATCGCGTCGTCGGCTTGGAGATCGGCGCGGACGATTACGTCGTCAAGCCGTTCAGCGTGCGCGAGTTGATGGCGCGCGTCAAAACGATCTTGCGCCGCGCGCAACCCAAATCCGCCGAAACCGCGCTCGTGTTGCAAGCCGGCGATTTGCGATTGGATGTGGCGCGTCACCAGGTTGCTTGGCGCGGTGCGCCGTTCGACGTGACCGCGATTCAATTCGAGGTACTGCGCGTACTGATGGCAAACCCAGGTCGTGTGTTCTCACGCGAAGAATTGCTCAACCAGGTCTGGGGCTATGATTATTACGGCGACACGCGCACGGTGGACTCGGCGATCAAACGCTTGCGCGCGCGCCTGCGCGAGGTCGCGGCGGAATGCGAATTGATCGTCACGGTCCGCGACGCCGGCTACAAATTGAGCGACGATGTTTAA
- a CDS encoding HAMP domain-containing protein — protein MFNRLTTRLVLSHLLVIAIAMTLLSFVLFSLVQGYFVQALQQSLTNQARLTAQALLSTSAANVSPVIQSPAQNALQQQTSQVNVQVQNTAPNSLDNVAIRLSAELDTRVRVVDARGVVQADSANVERGRDLSNDVLVAAALNGQEQSRVQDDWIFVAVPLRRDGRSIGAVYLGQPMRDVASVLADLRARLFISAMVSLVLSALVGAILARAIAQPVRQLTRAAHQLAPGNFDYPLDARASDELGELAREFRSMSGDLARTLQARTDLVGNVSHELRTPLTAIKGLVETLRDGAVDDLAARDKFLASIEGETDRLIRLVNDLLILSRADSQALTLRRESFDLTALARDCADEFAAPRVAIVVEGSPTQVHADPDRIRQVLVNLLDNAIRYSPPDETVRVNVASASGNVTVSVHDRGPGISIAEQARVFERFYRADKSRARDPQDSAGAGLGLAIAQTLIVAHGGRIALESREGQGTTVRFSLPAA, from the coding sequence ATGTTTAATCGTTTGACCACGCGGCTTGTCCTAAGTCATTTGTTGGTGATTGCGATTGCAATGACCTTGCTTAGTTTCGTTTTGTTCTCGCTCGTGCAAGGTTATTTCGTCCAGGCATTGCAACAGAGTCTCACCAACCAGGCGCGTTTGACCGCGCAAGCGCTGCTATCCACGAGTGCGGCGAATGTTTCCCCCGTAATCCAGTCCCCGGCGCAGAACGCGCTCCAGCAACAAACGAGCCAGGTCAATGTCCAAGTCCAGAACACCGCGCCGAATTCATTGGACAACGTCGCAATTCGTTTGAGCGCCGAGTTGGACACGCGCGTGCGCGTGGTGGATGCGCGCGGGGTCGTCCAAGCCGATAGCGCCAACGTCGAGCGCGGACGCGATCTCAGCAACGACGTGCTGGTTGCCGCCGCGCTGAACGGACAAGAACAGTCGCGCGTGCAAGACGATTGGATTTTTGTCGCGGTACCGCTGCGCCGCGATGGACGCAGCATCGGCGCGGTGTACCTGGGACAGCCGATGCGCGATGTGGCATCGGTGCTCGCGGATTTGCGCGCGCGGTTGTTCATCTCCGCGATGGTGTCGCTCGTGCTGTCCGCGTTGGTCGGCGCGATTTTGGCGCGCGCGATTGCGCAACCAGTGCGCCAACTCACGCGCGCGGCGCATCAACTCGCGCCAGGTAATTTCGATTACCCGCTCGACGCGCGCGCGTCCGATGAATTGGGTGAACTCGCGCGCGAGTTTCGCTCGATGAGCGGCGATCTTGCGCGCACGCTCCAAGCGCGCACCGATCTGGTCGGCAACGTCAGCCACGAACTTCGCACGCCGCTCACCGCGATCAAGGGCTTGGTCGAGACTCTACGCGATGGTGCGGTGGACGATCTTGCCGCGCGCGACAAGTTTCTCGCGTCCATCGAAGGCGAAACAGATCGTTTGATTCGACTCGTCAACGATTTGCTTATCCTCTCGCGTGCCGATTCGCAAGCCCTGACCTTGCGCCGCGAATCGTTCGATCTCACCGCTTTGGCGCGCGATTGCGCGGACGAATTCGCCGCGCCGCGCGTCGCGATTGTCGTGGAAGGTTCGCCGACCCAGGTTCACGCCGACCCGGATCGCATTCGCCAGGTGCTCGTCAATCTGCTCGACAATGCGATTCGCTATTCGCCGCCGGACGAAACGGTGCGCGTGAATGTCGCATCGGCATCGGGCAACGTCACCGTATCGGTGCACGATCGCGGACCGGGTATTTCCATCGCCGAGCAAGCGCGCGTGTTCGAGCGATTTTATCGCGCCGATAAATCGCGCGCGCGCGATCCCCAGGATTCGGCGGGCGCGGGGTTGGGGCTTGCCATCGCGCAAACGCTCATTGTCGCGCACGGCGGTCGCATCGCACTCGAAAGCCGCGAAGGACAAGGCACGACTGTACGTTTCTCCTTGCCTGCCGCGTAA
- a CDS encoding SIMPL domain-containing protein (The SIMPL domain is named for its presence in mouse protein SIMPL (signalling molecule that associates with mouse pelle-like kinase). Bacterial member BP26, from Brucella, was shown to assemble into a channel-like structure, while YggE from E. coli has been associated with resistance to oxidative stress.): MRKSVLLVAILFTGILALLGTPSLRAENRAAPALAARPITTTGDAEIKVAPDEVILILGVETWDKNIQIAKKQNDDRVKRITALTKDFGIDPKHVQTDQINVEPRYRNGYYTDADFIGYFIRKTVVITLKDVSKFEDVFTGALGAGATHVQGVQFRTTELRKYRDQARALAIQAAREKARALASELGRKIGEPQSIQENQSSWWSSYSARWGGAMSQNVVQNVGGGGAFSEEGTFAPGQISISARVTVTFDLE, translated from the coding sequence ATGCGAAAAAGTGTTTTGCTTGTGGCGATTCTGTTCACTGGTATTCTCGCGTTGCTAGGCACGCCGTCTCTCCGCGCGGAAAATCGCGCCGCGCCTGCTCTAGCCGCGCGTCCGATCACGACAACGGGTGACGCGGAAATCAAAGTTGCCCCCGATGAAGTAATTTTGATCCTGGGTGTGGAGACCTGGGACAAGAACATCCAGATCGCGAAAAAACAGAATGACGACCGCGTCAAGAGAATTACCGCGCTGACCAAGGATTTTGGAATTGACCCCAAGCATGTCCAAACGGATCAGATCAACGTCGAGCCGCGCTATCGCAACGGCTATTACACCGACGCGGATTTCATCGGCTACTTTATCCGCAAGACGGTCGTCATCACGTTGAAAGACGTTTCCAAATTCGAGGATGTGTTCACGGGCGCGTTGGGCGCGGGTGCAACGCACGTGCAAGGCGTCCAGTTTCGCACGACCGAACTCCGCAAGTATCGCGATCAGGCGCGCGCGCTGGCGATTCAAGCGGCGCGGGAAAAAGCGCGCGCGTTGGCGAGCGAACTAGGACGCAAAATCGGGGAACCGCAATCTATTCAAGAGAACCAATCGAGTTGGTGGTCGTCGTACAGCGCGCGGTGGGGTGGGGCGATGTCGCAGAACGTCGTTCAGAATGTTGGCGGCGGCGGCGCCTTCAGCGAAGAAGGCACCTTCGCGCCTGGACAAATCTCGATCAGTGCGCGCGTGACCGTGACGTTTGACCTCGAATAA
- a CDS encoding substrate-binding domain-containing protein — MKKTLLGIVVFLLTCFGCASMPIAPTIAPTATPTIKPDLNLIARDYPRVDGSTSTKPLHIVIACKAFGLRCVWQEPIFSERTIAPDLKESLRAEANKLFEATQHTGTNPAYMNLINGKTDLILVARAPSEDELNAAKQNRVELDARPFALDAFVFLVNVKNPVDNLTITNVRDVYTGKITDWATLGGKGTIKAYQRDRNSGSQELMDALVMRGTPMIQAPDMIIETMMGAVNAIGRDPQGVGYSVYYYATFMLPDKNVKLVGVNGIKPTSENIATRAYPLTAPVYVVTRKNLPGNSSAAQLRDWLLTAEGKAAIAESGYVPFESP; from the coding sequence ATGAAGAAAACTTTGCTTGGCATCGTTGTGTTTCTTCTGACTTGTTTCGGTTGCGCCTCTATGCCGATAGCCCCAACTATCGCGCCCACCGCGACGCCAACAATCAAACCGGACCTCAACTTGATCGCGCGCGACTATCCCAGGGTGGACGGCTCGACTTCGACCAAGCCGTTGCATATCGTGATCGCATGCAAGGCGTTCGGTCTGCGCTGTGTCTGGCAAGAACCGATTTTTTCGGAGCGCACCATCGCGCCTGATTTGAAAGAAAGCTTGCGCGCCGAGGCAAACAAACTATTCGAGGCGACCCAGCATACCGGAACGAACCCGGCGTACATGAATCTCATCAACGGCAAAACCGATCTGATCCTGGTCGCGCGCGCGCCATCGGAAGATGAGTTGAACGCGGCAAAACAAAACCGCGTCGAGTTGGACGCGCGCCCGTTCGCACTCGATGCGTTCGTGTTCCTGGTCAACGTGAAAAATCCGGTGGACAATCTCACCATCACGAACGTGCGTGATGTTTACACGGGCAAGATCACGGACTGGGCGACTCTGGGCGGTAAGGGAACGATCAAAGCGTACCAGCGCGACCGCAACTCGGGTAGCCAGGAATTGATGGATGCTTTGGTGATGCGAGGCACGCCGATGATTCAAGCACCTGATATGATCATCGAAACGATGATGGGCGCGGTCAATGCCATCGGCAGAGATCCACAGGGTGTCGGCTACTCGGTTTACTATTACGCGACATTCATGCTCCCGGACAAGAATGTGAAACTCGTCGGCGTGAACGGAATCAAGCCGACCTCGGAGAACATTGCGACGCGCGCGTATCCGTTGACCGCGCCGGTGTATGTGGTCACACGGAAAAACTTGCCGGGAAACAGTTCCGCCGCGCAGTTGCGCGATTGGCTCTTGACTGCCGAAGGCAAAGCGGCAATCGCGGAGAGCGGGTACGTGCCGTTCGAGTCCCCGTAA